In Phreatobacter aquaticus, a single genomic region encodes these proteins:
- a CDS encoding crotonase/enoyl-CoA hydratase family protein, with translation MPQAAAARPVTQPLLVELKGPVLSIGINRPHKRNALDDATVLALEACFSAIPDGIRVAVIHGIGDHFSAGLDLSELTTRDVTEGVMHSRMWHRTFDRIQFAPVPVVAALKGAVIGGGLELACACHIRVAEASTFYALPEGQRGIFVGGGGSMRLPRLVGAARMADMMLTGRTYRAEEGVALGFSQYLVDEGQGLSTAFDLAAKIATNAPMTNFAVVQALPRIAEADPQTGLLMESLMAAVAQADGEAKTRIQDFLAKKAGKVRPA, from the coding sequence ATGCCGCAGGCCGCTGCCGCCCGCCCTGTTACCCAGCCGCTGCTCGTCGAGCTGAAGGGGCCGGTGCTGAGCATCGGCATCAACCGGCCGCACAAGCGCAACGCGCTGGACGACGCCACCGTGCTTGCCCTGGAGGCCTGCTTTTCTGCCATTCCCGACGGCATTCGCGTCGCGGTCATCCATGGCATCGGCGACCATTTCTCCGCGGGTCTCGACCTGTCCGAGCTGACCACCCGCGACGTCACCGAAGGCGTGATGCATTCGCGCATGTGGCACCGCACGTTCGACCGCATCCAGTTCGCACCCGTGCCGGTGGTGGCCGCGCTGAAGGGCGCGGTGATCGGCGGTGGGCTGGAGCTTGCCTGCGCCTGTCACATCCGCGTGGCTGAAGCCTCCACCTTCTACGCCCTGCCCGAGGGCCAGCGTGGCATCTTCGTCGGCGGTGGCGGGTCGATGCGGCTGCCGCGGCTGGTTGGCGCGGCGCGCATGGCCGACATGATGCTGACGGGACGAACCTACCGCGCCGAGGAGGGTGTGGCCCTGGGCTTCTCGCAATATCTGGTCGACGAGGGCCAGGGCCTTTCGACCGCATTCGACCTCGCCGCAAAGATCGCCACCAACGCGCCGATGACCAATTTCGCCGTGGTGCAGGCCCTGCCGCGCATCGCGGAGGCCGACCCGCAGACGGGCCTCCTGATGGAATCGCTGATGGCCGCCGTCGCGCAGGCCGATGGCGAGGCCAAGACCCGGATCCAGGACTTTCTCGCCAAGAAGGCCGGCAAGGTCCGCCCGGCCTGA
- a CDS encoding ABC transporter permease has product MADVLRPRRTAVSPIAWALGPAILLFIIFFIMPFGTMALLSFLSGNPANNPNVFFTTRHYERFFGDSLYFEALVATLRIGVITTLASLLIGYPLAHWMARIPSRLGHALLLMAVIAPMLTGIVVRTFAWMTLLQDRGVINQTLMAWGLTNEPIRLMYNEFGTILALVHIYVPFMVLTLTGVIGRIDERLEQAARNLGANRVRAFIEVTLPLSLPGILAGSLLVFALSISAYVTPFLMGGTDVLTLPMLIYQQVGASFNMGFAGALGIILLGVSLVVVIAYNNVLGRFAGGEKMA; this is encoded by the coding sequence ATGGCTGACGTTCTACGCCCCCGCCGCACCGCCGTATCGCCGATCGCCTGGGCGCTTGGCCCGGCCATTCTGCTGTTCATCATCTTCTTCATCATGCCCTTCGGCACGATGGCGCTGCTGTCGTTCCTGAGCGGCAACCCCGCCAACAACCCGAACGTCTTCTTCACGACCCGGCATTATGAGCGCTTCTTCGGCGACTCGCTCTATTTCGAGGCATTGGTGGCGACGCTGCGCATCGGCGTGATCACCACGCTGGCCTCGTTGCTGATCGGCTACCCGCTCGCCCACTGGATGGCGCGCATCCCCTCCAGGCTTGGCCATGCGCTTCTGCTCATGGCGGTCATTGCCCCCATGCTCACCGGCATCGTGGTGCGCACCTTCGCCTGGATGACGCTGCTGCAGGACCGCGGCGTCATCAATCAGACCCTGATGGCCTGGGGACTGACGAACGAGCCCATCCGCCTGATGTACAACGAGTTCGGCACCATTCTGGCGCTAGTCCACATCTACGTGCCGTTCATGGTGCTGACGCTGACCGGCGTCATCGGCCGCATCGACGAGCGTCTGGAACAGGCGGCGCGCAACCTTGGCGCCAACCGCGTCCGCGCCTTCATCGAGGTGACCCTGCCGCTGAGCCTGCCGGGCATTCTCGCGGGCTCGCTGCTGGTCTTCGCGCTCTCGATCAGCGCCTATGTCACGCCGTTCCTGATGGGCGGGACTGACGTACTCACCCTGCCCATGCTGATCTACCAGCAGGTCGGCGCGAGCTTCAACATGGGCTTTGCCGGCGCGCTCGGTATCATCCTGCTTGGCGTCTCGCTGGTGGTGGTGATCGCCTACAACAACGTGCTCGGACGGTTCGCCGGCGGGGAGAAGATGGCATGA
- a CDS encoding extracellular solute-binding protein: MTAKTMNRRTLMKAGAAMATVLAAPHIANAQAATLKITTWGGKWGDIMKSELLPAFEREFKCTVSPDQAFPFLPKLQASPKSNPIYDVLHANSNEQWKALEEGLVEAKFDAKNVPNIKDVYPYANSDKMVGVSIFTSAIGLGFRTDKGLVKPTSWKDLADPKLAGQRGGYIIPVNSLGQAHLMMLGKIYGRGFNDLDAAYKALEALKPIKLFDFTGQMEKALLSAEVTMGVIHDSGIYRYDSGTEPVDFAIPTEGVLSLEQVLTVTPGSKVKELAYAYVDYMLRPAVQKRLAEGVWYSPSNTKVQLDAKYDAKLFNTPEKVAKLIQVDWKWYNARKDDIDLRVARILRG; encoded by the coding sequence ATGACTGCCAAGACCATGAATCGCAGAACTCTCATGAAGGCCGGCGCCGCCATGGCGACCGTGCTTGCCGCGCCTCACATCGCCAATGCCCAGGCGGCCACCCTCAAGATCACGACCTGGGGCGGCAAGTGGGGCGACATCATGAAGAGCGAGCTGCTGCCCGCCTTCGAGCGCGAGTTCAAATGCACGGTCTCGCCCGACCAGGCCTTCCCCTTCCTGCCCAAGCTGCAGGCAAGCCCGAAGTCGAACCCGATCTACGACGTGCTGCACGCCAATTCCAACGAGCAGTGGAAGGCGCTGGAAGAGGGCCTCGTCGAAGCCAAGTTCGACGCGAAGAACGTCCCCAACATCAAGGACGTCTACCCCTACGCCAACAGCGACAAGATGGTCGGTGTCTCGATCTTCACCTCGGCCATCGGCCTCGGCTTCCGCACCGACAAGGGTCTGGTCAAGCCGACCTCCTGGAAGGATCTCGCCGACCCGAAGCTCGCCGGACAGCGCGGCGGCTACATCATTCCGGTCAATTCGCTGGGCCAGGCCCATCTGATGATGCTCGGCAAGATCTATGGCCGCGGCTTCAACGATCTCGACGCAGCCTACAAGGCGCTGGAAGCGCTGAAGCCGATCAAGCTGTTCGACTTTACCGGGCAGATGGAAAAGGCGCTGCTCTCGGCGGAAGTGACCATGGGCGTCATCCATGACAGCGGCATCTATCGCTATGACAGCGGCACCGAGCCGGTCGACTTCGCCATTCCCACTGAAGGCGTGCTGTCGCTCGAGCAGGTCCTGACGGTGACGCCGGGCTCCAAGGTCAAGGAACTCGCCTACGCCTATGTCGATTACATGCTCCGTCCGGCGGTTCAGAAGCGGCTGGCGGAAGGCGTCTGGTACTCGCCGTCCAACACCAAGGTGCAGCTCGACGCCAAATATGACGCGAAGCTGTTCAACACGCCTGAGAAGGTCGCCAAGCTGATCCAGGTCGACTGGAAGTGGTATAATGCCCGCAAGGACGACATCGACCTGCGCGTTGCGCGCATCCTGAGGGGCTGA
- a CDS encoding ABC transporter ATP-binding protein gives MSAITTSPASIRLDAVSKSYDGQSLAVDAVTLDIQPGEFFSLLGPSGCGKTTTLRMIAGFETVDAGRILVGDRDVTDVPVHKRDMGMVFQSYALFPHRTVAENVAFGLRMRGIDKAEIAERVKAALALVALTGYEDRKPGQLSGGQQQRVALARATVIKPPVLLCDEPLGALDRKLRQQMQFELKQLQKELGVTLVFVTHDQEEALAMSDRIAVMNAGRIEQVGTPGEIYERPRTRFVADFIGEINLMEDAGGKALAVRPEKIVLGAASGAQVSGRVESANFLGGQTLYRIITADGRQMLAKETNVGERPVRAVGDEVGLSWSPADAVHLEA, from the coding sequence ATGTCGGCCATCACAACATCGCCGGCGTCGATCCGGCTGGATGCCGTGTCCAAGAGCTATGACGGCCAGTCCCTGGCCGTCGACGCGGTGACGCTGGACATCCAGCCGGGCGAATTTTTTTCTTTGCTCGGACCCTCCGGCTGCGGAAAGACCACGACGCTCAGAATGATAGCCGGCTTCGAAACTGTCGATGCCGGACGCATCCTCGTCGGTGACCGGGATGTCACCGACGTGCCGGTGCACAAGCGCGACATGGGAATGGTGTTCCAGTCCTATGCGCTCTTCCCGCATCGCACGGTCGCCGAGAACGTCGCCTTCGGCCTCAGGATGCGCGGTATCGACAAGGCCGAGATCGCCGAACGGGTGAAGGCGGCGCTCGCCCTGGTGGCTCTCACCGGCTACGAGGACCGTAAGCCCGGCCAGCTCTCGGGCGGCCAGCAGCAACGGGTGGCGCTGGCGCGTGCCACCGTCATCAAGCCGCCGGTCCTGCTCTGCGACGAGCCGCTGGGCGCGCTCGACCGCAAGCTCCGCCAGCAGATGCAGTTCGAACTGAAGCAGCTGCAGAAGGAGCTTGGCGTTACCCTGGTCTTCGTCACCCACGATCAGGAGGAGGCACTCGCCATGTCCGACCGGATCGCGGTGATGAATGCCGGCCGGATCGAACAGGTCGGCACGCCCGGCGAGATCTACGAGCGGCCGCGCACGCGCTTCGTGGCGGACTTCATCGGCGAGATCAACCTGATGGAAGACGCCGGCGGCAAGGCACTCGCCGTCCGCCCTGAGAAGATCGTGCTGGGTGCGGCGAGCGGCGCCCAGGTGTCGGGTCGGGTCGAAAGCGCCAACTTCCTCGGCGGCCAGACGCTCTACCGGATCATCACGGCTGACGGCCGGCAGATGCTGGCCAAGGAGACCAATGTCGGCGAGCGCCCCGTGCGCGCTGTCGGCGACGAGGTTGGGCTCTCGTGGAGCCCCGCCGATGCCGTTCACCTGGAGGCATGA
- a CDS encoding thiolase family protein, which produces MSQSPPRAVTASWTDVVLVDGVRTPFVDYNGALGLVSPIDLGIKVGREVLKKTGIEGEAIGTVICGSMAQASYDAYMLPRHVGLYSGVPIEVPAHLVQRVCGTGIEVLSQAADAVQLGRADAALCVGAESMSRNPVAAYTHRGGFRMGQVEFKDFLWEALLDPAANVAMGGTAENLARRHQISRAEVDQFAARSFARAVAAQESGFLAGEIVEVTDETFARDGIEPRAIKLKRGDHVTADTHIRPSSVEALAKIRPAFGGVQTGGNSSAVVDGAAAAVVASAAFAKARGLSPLSRIVAAASVGVPPEIMGIGPVPAIQALLAKAGLSLADIDRIEINEAFGAQAMACARELGIDEDKFNVNGGAIAIGHPLAATGIRLAVTVSRELKRNGLRYGIASACIGGGQGIAMLVENMSAR; this is translated from the coding sequence ATGAGCCAGTCCCCTCCCCGTGCCGTCACCGCTTCCTGGACCGATGTCGTTCTGGTGGACGGCGTCCGCACGCCCTTCGTCGACTACAATGGCGCGCTCGGCCTCGTCTCGCCGATCGATCTCGGCATCAAGGTCGGCCGCGAGGTCCTGAAGAAGACCGGCATCGAGGGCGAGGCGATCGGCACGGTCATCTGCGGCTCGATGGCCCAGGCGAGCTATGACGCCTACATGCTGCCGCGCCATGTCGGGCTCTATTCCGGCGTGCCCATCGAGGTGCCGGCTCATCTGGTGCAGCGGGTCTGCGGCACCGGCATCGAAGTGCTCAGCCAGGCCGCCGATGCGGTGCAGCTCGGCCGGGCGGACGCGGCGCTGTGCGTCGGCGCGGAATCGATGAGCCGCAATCCGGTCGCCGCCTACACCCATCGCGGCGGCTTCCGCATGGGCCAGGTCGAGTTCAAGGATTTCCTCTGGGAAGCGCTGCTCGATCCCGCCGCCAATGTGGCCATGGGCGGCACGGCCGAGAACCTCGCCCGCCGACACCAGATCAGCCGGGCCGAAGTCGATCAGTTTGCGGCGCGCTCGTTCGCGCGTGCGGTCGCAGCCCAGGAGAGCGGGTTCCTGGCCGGCGAGATCGTCGAGGTGACCGACGAGACCTTCGCCCGCGACGGTATCGAGCCGCGCGCCATCAAACTCAAGCGCGGCGACCATGTCACCGCCGACACCCATATCCGGCCCTCCTCGGTGGAAGCGCTGGCGAAGATCCGCCCGGCCTTCGGCGGCGTGCAGACCGGCGGCAATTCCTCCGCAGTGGTCGATGGCGCAGCGGCGGCTGTGGTGGCGAGCGCCGCCTTCGCCAAGGCGCGCGGGCTGTCGCCCTTGTCGCGGATCGTCGCTGCGGCAAGCGTCGGCGTGCCGCCCGAGATCATGGGCATCGGCCCGGTGCCGGCCATCCAGGCGCTGCTGGCGAAAGCCGGCCTGAGCCTCGCCGATATCGACCGGATCGAGATCAACGAGGCCTTCGGCGCCCAGGCCATGGCCTGCGCCCGCGAGCTCGGGATCGACGAGGACAAGTTCAACGTCAATGGTGGTGCGATCGCCATCGGCCATCCACTGGCGGCAACGGGCATTCGCCTCGCGGTGACAGTGTCCCGCGAACTGAAGCGCAACGGCCTGCGCTACGGCATTGCCTCGGCCTGCATTGGCGGCGGTCAGGGCATTGCCATGCTCGTCGAAAACATGAGCGCACGGTGA
- a CDS encoding acyl-CoA thioesterase: MSLVNRRTVMIEWGDCDPAGIVWYPRYFGMFDAATAHLFGAAGFPKPAMLKRFEVVGYPMVDTRAKFLVPSKFGDEIIIESRIAEFRRSSFDVEHRVLKGETLAIEGFETRVLVRRDPDTGGIKGTSIPQEIIDAFQTA; encoded by the coding sequence ATGAGCCTCGTCAACCGCCGGACCGTGATGATCGAATGGGGCGATTGCGACCCCGCCGGCATCGTCTGGTATCCGCGCTATTTCGGCATGTTCGATGCCGCCACCGCCCATCTGTTCGGCGCCGCCGGCTTTCCCAAGCCCGCCATGCTCAAGCGCTTCGAGGTGGTGGGCTATCCAATGGTCGATACCCGTGCCAAGTTTCTCGTGCCGTCGAAATTCGGCGACGAGATCATCATCGAAAGCCGGATTGCCGAATTCAGGCGGTCGAGTTTCGATGTCGAGCATCGCGTGCTGAAGGGCGAGACGCTGGCGATCGAGGGCTTCGAGACGCGGGTGCTGGTGCGGCGCGATCCCGACACCGGCGGCATCAAGGGCACGTCCATTCCGCAAGAGATCATCGACGCCTTTCAGACAGCCTGA
- a CDS encoding IclR family transcriptional regulator — MSLANAAAVLHWLKRDRRDVAVGELSTAMGWPKSSSSRLLKDMARLGLLERDEATRRYRAGLLMLELGRQYSAGEPLLEAADAELQEITRQTGYSTGISMLDGTDIVVLRSRPGTHPLRVVTPPGTRGPAAANSTGRVLLARLPDDEIRRRFTPFPAPPRPNAPGDVADLMARVQKARVLGFDESNDESLAGLCGISVAIGEQSHGLGYAPYIAFSAAQLEPGERRRLAAMLVDMAARLSERFGDVRPAPPLQRRAHG; from the coding sequence ATGAGCCTCGCCAACGCGGCTGCCGTCCTCCATTGGCTGAAGCGCGACCGCCGCGATGTGGCGGTGGGTGAATTGTCGACGGCCATGGGCTGGCCGAAGAGCTCATCGTCCCGCCTGCTCAAGGACATGGCGCGGCTTGGCCTCCTGGAGCGCGACGAGGCGACCCGCCGTTACCGCGCCGGTCTGCTCATGCTCGAACTCGGCCGGCAATATTCCGCAGGCGAGCCGCTTCTCGAGGCCGCCGATGCGGAACTGCAGGAGATCACCCGCCAGACCGGCTATTCGACCGGGATCTCGATGCTCGACGGTACCGATATTGTGGTGCTGAGGAGCCGGCCCGGCACCCATCCGCTGCGGGTGGTGACGCCGCCCGGCACGCGCGGTCCGGCCGCCGCCAACTCGACCGGCCGGGTCCTGCTGGCCCGGTTGCCCGACGATGAGATCCGCCGCCGGTTCACGCCCTTTCCGGCCCCGCCGCGGCCCAATGCGCCGGGCGATGTCGCCGACCTCATGGCCCGGGTGCAGAAGGCGCGTGTGCTCGGCTTTGATGAGTCCAACGACGAGTCGCTGGCCGGTCTCTGCGGCATCTCTGTCGCCATCGGCGAGCAGAGCCATGGGCTCGGTTACGCGCCCTATATCGCCTTCTCGGCTGCCCAGCTCGAGCCCGGAGAGCGCCGCCGGCTCGCAGCCATGCTGGTCGACATGGCAGCGCGGCTGTCAGAGCGCTTCGGCGACGTGCGCCCGGCACCGCCTTTGCAAAGGCGGGCCCATGGCTGA
- a CDS encoding ABC transporter substrate-binding protein, whose translation MTILTRRSTLLGGTALGVAGLIGRASAQTSEITIGITISVTGPAAALGVPIRNMVELLSPEIGGLKVKAIVLDDAGDPTAATTNARRFVAEDKADVLMGSSTTPPGIAVSNVAFEANVPHFSFAPIPIQPGREKWSVVMPQPVALMAKGLFDHMKRTNVKTVGMIGFSDSWGDLWLREFKAQAEPAGIRLTADERYARADTSVAGQALKLVSTRPDAVLVAASGTGAALPQIALRERGFTGPIYQTHGAVTRDFIRIAGRAAEGVIMASGPVIAPELLPATAQVKAPGLAYVNAYEGKYGKDTRTQFGAHIFDAWEVLKRTVPVALKTAKPGTQEFREAIRQAMLTERDIIASQGVFNFTATDRYGVDDRARVLITVKDGNWALVPGSAS comes from the coding sequence ATGACCATCCTGACACGACGCAGCACACTCCTCGGCGGCACCGCGCTCGGCGTCGCCGGCCTCATCGGCCGCGCCTCGGCGCAGACATCCGAAATCACCATCGGCATCACCATCTCGGTCACTGGCCCGGCGGCCGCGCTCGGCGTGCCGATCCGCAACATGGTGGAGCTGCTCTCGCCCGAGATCGGCGGGCTGAAGGTCAAGGCCATCGTGCTCGACGATGCCGGCGACCCGACGGCTGCCACCACCAATGCCCGCCGCTTCGTCGCCGAGGACAAGGCCGACGTGCTGATGGGCTCGTCCACGACGCCGCCGGGCATCGCCGTGTCCAACGTCGCCTTCGAGGCCAATGTGCCACATTTCTCCTTCGCGCCGATCCCGATCCAGCCGGGCCGCGAGAAGTGGAGCGTGGTCATGCCGCAGCCGGTTGCGCTGATGGCGAAGGGCCTGTTCGACCACATGAAGCGCACCAATGTGAAAACGGTCGGCATGATCGGCTTCTCCGATTCCTGGGGCGACCTGTGGCTGCGCGAGTTCAAGGCCCAGGCCGAGCCGGCCGGCATCCGCCTGACCGCCGATGAGCGCTATGCGCGCGCCGACACATCCGTTGCCGGCCAGGCGCTGAAGCTCGTTTCCACCCGCCCCGATGCGGTGCTGGTGGCGGCCTCCGGAACGGGTGCGGCGCTGCCGCAGATCGCGCTGCGCGAGCGCGGCTTCACCGGGCCGATCTACCAGACCCATGGCGCGGTGACGCGTGACTTCATCCGCATCGCCGGCCGCGCGGCGGAAGGCGTCATCATGGCGTCCGGCCCGGTGATTGCGCCGGAGCTGCTGCCGGCGACGGCCCAGGTCAAGGCGCCGGGCCTGGCTTACGTGAATGCCTATGAGGGCAAGTATGGCAAGGACACGCGCACCCAGTTCGGCGCGCATATCTTCGACGCCTGGGAGGTGCTGAAGCGGACCGTTCCGGTGGCGCTGAAGACCGCCAAGCCGGGCACGCAGGAATTCCGCGAGGCGATCCGCCAGGCCATGCTGACCGAGCGCGACATCATCGCGAGCCAGGGCGTGTTCAACTTCACCGCCACCGATCGCTATGGCGTGGACGATCGCGCCCGCGTGCTGATCACGGTGAAGGACGGCAATTGGGCGCTGGTGCCGGGCTCCGCCTCCTGA
- a CDS encoding AroM family protein, with product MALTLGIATIGQAPRDDIADLFASYAPAGTRVILRGALDGLSDDEIAARPPLSGADTLYTRLRGGQDVKISKAHVIERSPAVLAKLRAHGADAIVYACTGDFPPMEGDAGVLFPSRVLNGLAAALLPQGRLGLLLPLVEQGEKLSAKWARPGLEIVFEALRPSAGADEIAAAAARLKAKAPDLVAMDCMSYTPATKAGVKDVLGDVPTILGITATARVLDEMLS from the coding sequence ATGGCGCTCACCCTCGGCATTGCGACCATCGGCCAGGCGCCGCGCGACGACATCGCGGACCTGTTCGCGAGCTACGCCCCGGCTGGGACCAGGGTCATCCTCCGCGGTGCGCTGGACGGTCTGAGCGACGACGAGATCGCCGCCCGCCCACCGCTTTCGGGGGCCGACACGCTCTACACACGGCTGCGCGGTGGCCAGGACGTCAAGATCTCCAAGGCCCATGTCATCGAGCGCTCGCCGGCTGTCCTGGCCAAGCTTCGGGCCCATGGGGCCGACGCCATCGTCTATGCCTGCACCGGGGATTTCCCGCCGATGGAGGGCGATGCCGGGGTGCTGTTCCCATCGCGCGTGCTGAACGGCCTTGCCGCCGCCCTGCTGCCGCAGGGCCGGCTCGGCCTTCTGCTGCCGCTGGTCGAGCAGGGCGAGAAGCTCTCGGCCAAATGGGCGCGGCCCGGCCTTGAGATCGTCTTCGAGGCACTGAGGCCAAGCGCTGGCGCGGATGAGATCGCCGCCGCCGCGGCCCGCCTCAAGGCCAAGGCGCCCGATCTCGTGGCCATGGACTGCATGAGCTACACGCCGGCCACCAAGGCAGGCGTCAAGGACGTGCTGGGTGACGTGCCGACCATCCTCGGCATCACCGCCACCGCCCGCGTGCTCGACGAGATGCTGAGCTGA
- a CDS encoding feruloyl-CoA synthase, producing MNAVTAHPLRPIRFGGTTVDVERRADGTVIVRPCAPLSPYPDRLSDLFVHWAETAPDRVFVAERKANDGWRSVTYGEALPVVLSLGTALLKRGLSAERPLAILSGNSVDHALLALAALHAGVPYCAISPAYSLVSKDHGKLKHAIALLTPGLVYVEDADDYAGALNDAVATDIEVVASRGQAGVRPVTPLAALLREVDGPAVAAAHAATGPDTIAKFLLTSGSTGVPKAVINTQRMLSANQVMLRETLAFLKDEPPVIVDWLPWNHTFGGNHNVGLTIFNGGSLYIDDGKPVPGGIEATVRNLREIAPTVYFNVPKGYESLVAHLRTDEVLRRSFFARLHCMFFAGASLASHVWRALDEIAVMETGHRIPMLTGLGSTETAPFSMSVTPETSRSGHVGLPVPGNEIKLVPSGAKLEVRVRGPNVTPGYWRQPEATAAAFDEEGFYKFGDALKPVDPNDFGRGFDFDGRIAEDFKLATGTWVSVGPMRARVVTALEPLVRDVVLAGIDRDDLSAILILDLEGVRDACPNLSPANDLKTIAADPALRQMLQTKLDALARTATGSATRVTRAVILDAAPSIDRGEITDKGSINQRAMLDHRAGLVAELYADPPLPHILVASQAT from the coding sequence ATGAATGCCGTGACCGCGCATCCTTTGCGCCCGATCCGCTTCGGCGGCACGACCGTGGACGTCGAGAGACGGGCCGATGGCACAGTGATCGTGCGCCCCTGTGCGCCGCTCAGCCCCTATCCCGACCGGTTGAGCGACCTGTTCGTTCACTGGGCGGAGACCGCGCCCGACCGCGTCTTCGTGGCCGAGCGGAAGGCCAATGACGGCTGGCGCTCGGTAACCTATGGCGAGGCCCTGCCGGTGGTTCTGTCGCTGGGCACGGCGCTGCTGAAGCGCGGGCTGAGTGCCGAGCGGCCGCTGGCGATCCTGTCCGGCAATTCGGTCGATCACGCGCTGCTGGCGCTGGCGGCGCTGCATGCCGGCGTGCCCTATTGCGCGATCTCGCCGGCCTATTCGCTGGTCTCTAAGGATCACGGCAAGCTGAAGCATGCGATAGCGCTGCTTACCCCAGGCCTGGTCTATGTCGAGGATGCGGACGACTATGCCGGCGCGCTCAACGACGCTGTTGCGACCGATATCGAGGTGGTCGCGTCTCGCGGCCAGGCCGGCGTCCGGCCGGTGACGCCGCTCGCCGCCCTGCTGCGCGAAGTCGATGGTCCGGCGGTGGCGGCTGCCCATGCCGCGACCGGTCCCGACACGATCGCCAAGTTCCTGCTGACCTCCGGCTCCACCGGCGTGCCAAAGGCGGTGATCAACACCCAGCGCATGCTCTCGGCCAACCAGGTCATGCTGCGCGAGACGCTGGCCTTCCTGAAGGACGAGCCGCCTGTCATCGTCGACTGGCTGCCGTGGAACCACACATTCGGCGGCAACCACAATGTCGGCCTGACCATCTTCAACGGCGGCTCGCTCTATATCGACGACGGCAAGCCGGTGCCGGGCGGCATCGAGGCGACCGTCCGCAATCTCCGCGAGATTGCTCCAACCGTCTATTTCAACGTGCCCAAGGGCTATGAATCGCTGGTCGCCCATCTGCGCACGGACGAGGTCCTGCGGCGCTCGTTCTTCGCCCGCCTGCACTGCATGTTCTTTGCCGGCGCATCCTTGGCGAGCCACGTCTGGCGCGCGCTCGACGAGATCGCGGTGATGGAAACCGGCCATCGCATTCCCATGCTGACCGGCCTCGGCTCGACCGAAACGGCACCCTTCTCCATGTCGGTGACGCCGGAGACCAGCCGCTCCGGTCATGTCGGCCTGCCCGTCCCCGGCAACGAGATCAAGCTGGTGCCGTCTGGCGCCAAGCTGGAGGTTCGCGTGCGGGGGCCGAACGTCACGCCCGGCTACTGGCGGCAGCCGGAAGCGACCGCGGCAGCCTTCGACGAGGAGGGGTTCTACAAATTTGGCGATGCTCTGAAGCCGGTGGACCCCAACGATTTCGGCCGCGGCTTCGACTTCGACGGCCGGATCGCCGAGGACTTCAAGCTCGCCACGGGCACCTGGGTGAGCGTCGGCCCAATGCGCGCACGCGTGGTGACAGCCCTGGAGCCGCTGGTCCGCGATGTGGTGCTGGCGGGCATCGACCGTGACGATCTCAGCGCCATCCTGATCCTCGATCTGGAGGGTGTGCGGGACGCCTGCCCCAATCTTTCTCCGGCAAATGACCTGAAGACCATCGCCGCTGATCCCGCACTGCGCCAGATGCTGCAGACGAAGCTCGACGCACTTGCGCGGACGGCGACCGGCTCGGCCACGCGGGTGACACGCGCCGTCATTCTCGATGCGGCCCCCTCCATCGATCGCGGCGAGATCACCGACAAGGGCTCGATCAACCAGCGCGCCATGCTGGACCATCGCGCAGGCCTCGTCGCCGAACTCTATGCCGACCCGCCACTGCCCCACATCCTCGTTGCGAGCCAAGCCACATGA
- a CDS encoding ABC transporter permease: MKRRFDLGNAAYYTLNGAILTFLLAPIAIVTVFALNPTPYISFPPVGVTWRWFDKFLSSPEFMDAFWLSFRVALAVLVLSMLIGGLCALALARGNLPGARLLTAFFMSPLMLPAILTGLALFQLYLILDIGRPVWGLIMGHTLVAVPYVLRTTLAVLHNFDRRIEEAAAVHGATPTRVFFEVTLPLIQPGVMAGGIFAFIVSFDQFPISLFLVPPRGETLPVVLFNYMKFDLDGAIAAASMVSILMAVSVVVLLEKVIGLKAYVKL, translated from the coding sequence ATGAAGCGCCGCTTCGACCTTGGCAATGCCGCCTATTATACGCTGAACGGCGCGATCCTGACGTTCCTGCTGGCGCCGATCGCCATCGTCACGGTCTTCGCGCTCAATCCGACGCCCTACATCTCGTTTCCTCCGGTCGGCGTCACCTGGCGCTGGTTCGACAAGTTCCTGTCGAGCCCGGAATTCATGGACGCCTTCTGGCTGAGTTTTCGGGTGGCGCTGGCGGTGCTCGTTCTCTCCATGCTGATTGGCGGGCTCTGCGCATTGGCGCTGGCACGCGGCAACCTGCCGGGCGCGCGCCTCCTCACCGCCTTCTTCATGTCGCCGCTCATGCTGCCGGCGATCCTGACGGGCCTCGCACTGTTCCAGCTCTATCTGATCCTCGACATCGGCCGCCCGGTCTGGGGTCTGATCATGGGCCATACGCTCGTCGCGGTGCCCTATGTGCTGCGCACGACGCTGGCCGTGCTGCACAATTTCGACCGCCGGATCGAAGAGGCCGCCGCCGTCCATGGCGCAACGCCGACGCGGGTCTTCTTCGAGGTGACGCTGCCGCTGATCCAGCCCGGCGTGATGGCCGGCGGCATCTTCGCCTTCATCGTCTCCTTCGACCAGTTCCCGATCTCGCTGTTCCTGGTGCCGCCCAGAGGCGAGACGCTGCCGGTCGTCTTGTTCAACTACATGAAATTCGACCTGGATGGCGCCATCGCGGCGGCATCCATGGTGTCGATCCTGATGGCCGTCTCGGTGGTGGTGCTGCTCGAGAAGGTCATTGGCTTGAAGGCCTATGTGAAGCTGTGA